In Hemibagrus wyckioides isolate EC202008001 linkage group LG12, SWU_Hwy_1.0, whole genome shotgun sequence, the genomic stretch CTCGCCCAGCGGAACGATGACCTCACCGTGACGCACGTAGCTGCCCAGCAGCTCGCGCTGTGTGCCTGCTTCTACAAATGTGAGGCGCTCCACCATCGCCCAGATGATCACGCCCAGCGCAAAGATGTCCGCCTTGGCGGTGTAGCAGCCTTCCCGAGCTTCGGGTGCCATGTAGAAGTCAGTGCCACACGCTGTGGACAGGAAGCAGCGTTCAACACTCGCCGGCTCGTCCGGGTCCAAGCCTGATCCTGAGCAAACCTTCAAATTATaacacaaatgtttttaaacattaagGGTGCCCTTTACTTTGCATACAACGGTAATAAAGGATAACATGATAATCTTTAAGAAAGgctgaaataaaatgacatttttatttctagcaaAATCTCCTATCTAAACTGTTACATTTCTATGAAAAGGCTCATGCATGTTTAAGTACATCCGTTTCTATTTAAACATTCAGCCATACGTTACAGTAACGAAATTTCTCATCGTATCCTCTTGCCTTGAGATCTCCTACCTTGCTCAGGCCAAAGTCGGCCACCTTAAGCGTGGGCTCGGCCGGACCTTGAGATATCAAGATGTTGTCGGGTTTCAGGTCCCGGTGGATGATGCGATTTCGGTGCAGGAATGCCAGCGCGCTGCCCAGCTGCAGCATGAAGCTGGTGTTGGTGCGACGGCTCGGTTTGCGCGAGAGCAGGTACGCGTTCAGGTCGCCGCCATCACAGAAATCCATCACAAACCACAGGTAGCGGGTACAGCGTCCGTCAAACGCCAGCTCGCCTTTCAGGGACGTTTCTACCAGCTGAGAAGGGAAAATTGGGCAGCGTTACATCTGCTTGCTAATCGTAAAGTACACTTTATCTATAGAAAATAAGATGCttcagtctttaaaaaaaatccaggtgAATAATTTCTTTTTCCGATAACCATCCTTCTCTCATTTCAGAGCATCATTGTTGTTAACTGACTGAATTGTTCCTTTGTTTAATTAATATCTTTTATTTCTGGTCCATCAAACTAATCCTGATGTCACTTATCCAGCTTTTCAGTTTGAAACCCCTGagctatataaacacacattaaagcTCACTTGCCGTGTCTACGGCCTGACATATTCCACTATTTAAGAAGCAACTTGTGTGCAAATGGACCATAAAGTGTGCTGATCAATAGCGATAACAGAATCCAATCCACAAAAACATTAGACGCAAGTCTGTCTTGTTAACGTTTGCTAGATGTGGACAGGCTTGGGAAAGACAAAAgaggataaaataaaaagcgAATCAAAAcgataaaaagaataaaagcatAAATATTACGAGGTTCTGGGAAAGCAGCCAGCGTGAGCTTTGTACGGCTTAACGAGGAGTTGGACAATAGTTTGGGCGTCACTGAGAGACTATAATCGTGCACCGGCAGCCTCCCGGGTACTTTCAGAACAACGTTTATCAGTAAAGAACAGACGAGAGACTCGGTGCATCGGGACCATTGTTAGAGCTCTAATGCATGCTTTACTAAGTGTGCATGCTTCACTTTAACAAGGCTACCAAAAGCTCTCAGGCTGGTGTGCGTGCACACTCGAACATGCAGCAGCGCACGCTTCTTCTGATGACGCATTAATAAGGTACATTGTTCCATTGTTTGCGTAAAAAAGGGTACATTTTACCCCAATCAGGGTGCAGATCAGTGCTGTTTATGAATCAGAACCAAAACAAGTGCAGAACCGCTGGTGTCTGCTGCGTGATGGTACATCTCACCACATCCTGCCACATAGAAAGTTCCTGTATCCACCAGCCAGCTACCAAAGTGATCGGAGAAATGCAAAATGGTTTCTTTTTTGCAGACAATAAACATTCCAGCATGCTAGCATTAAGTGTCATCTTTTTACACAGCTTAATCAGCATGATATAGAAAATGATGGAACAGGCTGAGCAAATGGCTTTAGGCTTCACTAGGACTTTTGGGCCTTTGctacagcgtgtgtgtgtgtgttcgttcatTCTCCTTGAATGTCGCATATCTGGAATAATTAGCAACAAGCACCATGAGAGTTACTTATCTGCATGATctggagcaaaaataaataaataaaacacacacacacattttggccacatttttctctctcttaacgtgtgtttaaaaaaaaaagtgcggAAGTGTTAGCCAATGTTTTTCTCACTAAAGTGCCTCCAGATTCCTGTGTTTGGTAGCACAACAGCACAAAATGGCCTTCTTCTCAACCAACAGCAGCTGTGCTCAagatgtgaagtgaagtgatgtgatgttaGTCCACACTTTCTTCTGCATGTCCTCACAGCACTAGCATACAGGATGTGTTGCTCTGGTGCAGAGTGTGAGGTCTTGTTGCACCAGTCCTCTGTTTCACAATGACGTCCGGATGATTAGTATCGTGCAGATTAGAAAAACGGGGGAAAGAAATTATAGTCCTAGAGGAATACATTACATAGCCGAAGGTACACAggcacctgaccatcacacgcatagaagcacacaattatatcgctgtatgctgtagctttaggatttcccttcactagaactgaggcacaaacactgttccagcatgacaatgaacctgggcacaaagcacagagctccatgaagacatggtgtgttatggGTGAACTCGAGTGTCCAGCACTGAGGTTTTGAATACATTCATCGGCATTGCTACAATATTTTTCCCAACCTGCCCTACGTTTTGTTAAAAAATCTAACAGTCCCAGAAGTGCTGCAAATCATTAAGACTACACAGTAGTTAAGTGTCAGTGTGCACTGCAATTCTCTGTGTCTTCAGTTATTGCTGTGTCTCACCATGAAAAGAACGCCATGTTCAGACCTGCTATTAACGTCTGTCTCCAGTGTTCTGATAACAAGTGTCAGCCACTGACACCTGACCTTTACACCAGCCCTGAAAGTGTCTCAGTGGACCAACAGGGTTTCCAGTTATCTACTGCATGATAAAGTCCATCAGCCAAGTCCCTTGACTGGTATCTGGGACACATCACGACGCATTAGCGGTCACACTATCAATGTTGCCTTATGACTCTTGGTTTGAAAAGGGACTCGTGTAGCCTAGCACC encodes the following:
- the pdik1l gene encoding serine/threonine-protein kinase pdik1l, whose product is MVSSQAKYELIQEVGRGSYGVVYEAVVQRTGVRVAVKKIRCHSPENVELALREFWALSSIQSQHPNVIHLKECVLQRGGLAQRMNHGSGSYSYLELVETSLKGELAFDGRCTRYLWFVMDFCDGGDLNAYLLSRKPSRRTNTSFMLQLGSALAFLHRNRIIHRDLKPDNILISQGPAEPTLKVADFGLSKVCSGSGLDPDEPASVERCFLSTACGTDFYMAPEAREGCYTAKADIFALGVIIWAMVERLTFVEAGTQRELLGSYVRHGEVIVPLGEALLENPNMELLIPARMKSMSAGMKRLIREMLAADPRQRPDAFELELRLVRIASRELDWDT